One Camelus ferus isolate YT-003-E chromosome 27, BCGSAC_Cfer_1.0, whole genome shotgun sequence DNA window includes the following coding sequences:
- the LOC102518111 gene encoding cytochrome P450 1A1 isoform X1, translating into MFSVFGLSIPISATELLLASAIFCLIFWVVRAWQSRVPKGLKSPPGPWGWPLLGHVLTLGKSPHVALSRLSQRYGDVLQIRIGCTPVLVLSGLDTIRQALVRQGDDFKGRPDFYSFTLVSDGQSMTFNPDSGPVWAARRRLAQNALKSFSIASDPASSSSCYLEEHVTKEAEYLLVKFQELMAGPGHFDPYRYVVVSVANVICAICFGHRYDHDNQELLSLVNLGNEFGEVAASGNPADFIPILRYLPNTALDLYKDLNQRIYIFMQKLVKEHYKTFEEGHIRDITDSLIKHCQDKRLDENANIKLLDKQIVNVVLDLFGAGFDTVTTAISWSLMYLVTSPNVQKKVQEELDTVIGRVRWPRLSDRLQLPYLEAVILETFRHSSFVPFTIPHSTTRDTSLNGFYIPKGRCVFVNQWQINHDQKLWDDPSEFRPERFLTPDGTINKALSEKVILFGMGKRKCIGETIARLEVFLFLAILLQQVEFSVTPGVKVDMTPIYGLTMKHASCEHFQVHMRS; encoded by the exons ATGTTCTCTGTGTTTGGACTCTCCATCCCCATCTCGGCCACGGAGCTTCTCCTGGCCTCTGCCATCTTCTGCCTCATATTCTGGGTGGTCAGGGCCTGGCAGTCTCGGGTCCCCAAAGGCCTGAAGAGTccaccagggccctggggctggcccCTGCTCGGGCACGTGCTGACCTTGGGGAAGAGCCCACATGTGGCCCTGTCGCGGCTGAGCCAGCGCTATGGAGATGTGCTGCAGATCCGCATTGGCTGCACGCCTGTGCTGGTGCTCAGCGGCCTGGACACCATCCGGCAGGCCCTGGTGCGGCAGGGCGACGATTTCAAGGGCCGGCCCGACTTCTACAGCTTCACCCTGGTCTCTGATGGGCAGAGCATGACTTTCAACCCAGACTCTGGACCAGTGTGGGCTGCCCGCCGGCGCCTGGCCCAGAATGCTCTGAAGAGTTTCTCCATCGCCTCCGACCCGGCTTCCTCATCCTCCTGCTACCTGGAGGAGCATGTGACCAAGGAGGCTGAGTACCTCCTCGTTAAGTTTCAGGAGCTGATGGCAGGGCCTGGGCACTTTGACCCCTACAGGTATGTAGTGGTGTCAGTGGCCAATGTCATCTGTGCTATATGCTTTGGCCATCGCTATGACCATGACAACCAAGAGCTGCTTAGCCTAGTCAACCTTGGTAACGAGTTTGGGGAGGTGGCTGCCTCTGGGAACCCAGCCGACTTTATCCCTATCCTCCGTTACCTGCCCAACACTGCCCTGGATCTCTACAAGGACCTGAATCAGAGGATTTACATCTTCATGCAGAAGCTGGTCAAGGAACACTATAAAACGTTTGAGGAG GGCCACATCCGGGACATCACAGACAGCCTGATCAAACACTGTCAGGACAAGAGGCTGGATGAGAATGCCAATATCAAGCTGCTGGATAAGCAGATAGTTAATGTCGTCCTCGACCTCTTTGGAGCTG GGTTTGACACTGTCACAACTGCCATCTCCTGGAGTCTCATGTACCTGGTGACAAGCCCCAATGTGCAGAAAAAAGTCCAGGAGGAGCTGG ACACAGTGATTGGCAGGGTGCGGTGGCCTCGGCTCTCCGACAGACTTCAGCTGCCCTACTTGGAGGCCGTCATCCTGGAGACCTTCCGACACTCCTCCTTCGTCCCCTTCACCATCCCCCACAG caccacaAGAGATACAAGCCTGAATGGCTTTTACATCCCCAAGGGGCGTTGTGTCTTTGTGAACCAGTGGCAGATCAATCATGACCA GAAGCTGTGGGATGACCCATCTGAGTTCCGACCTGAACGGTTTCTTACCCCTGATGGCACCATCAACAAGGCACTGAGTGAGAAGGTGATTCTCTTCGGCATGGGCAAGCGGAAGTGCATTGGTGAGACCATTGCCCGCCTGGaggtctttctcttcctggccatCCTGCTGCAGCAGGTGGAATTCAGTGTGACCCCAGGTGTGAAGGTGGACATGACCCCCATCTATGGGCTGACCATGAAGCATGCCAGCTGTGAGCACTTCCAGGTGCATATGCGCTCTTAG
- the LOC102518111 gene encoding cytochrome P450 1A1 isoform X2 has product MFSVFGLSIPISATELLLASAIFCLIFWVVRAWQSRVPKGLKSPPGPWGWPLLGHVLTLGKSPHVALSRLSQRYGDVLQIRIGCTPVLVLSGLDTIRQALVRQGDDFKGRPDFYSFTLVSDGQSMTFNPDSGPVWAARRRLAQNALKSFSIASDPASSSSCYLEEHVTKEAEYLLVKFQELMAGPGHFDPYRYVVVSVANVICAICFGHRYDHDNQELLSLVNLGNEFGEVAASGNPADFIPILRYLPNTALDLYKDLNQRIYIFMQKLVKEHYKTFEEGHIRDITDSLIKHCQDKRLDENANIKLLDKQIVNVVLDLFGAGFDTVTTAISWSLMYLVTSPNVQKKVQEELDTVIGRVRWPRLSDRLQLPYLEAVILETFRHSSFVPFTIPHSTTRDTSLNGFYIPKGRCVFVNQWQINHDQ; this is encoded by the exons ATGTTCTCTGTGTTTGGACTCTCCATCCCCATCTCGGCCACGGAGCTTCTCCTGGCCTCTGCCATCTTCTGCCTCATATTCTGGGTGGTCAGGGCCTGGCAGTCTCGGGTCCCCAAAGGCCTGAAGAGTccaccagggccctggggctggcccCTGCTCGGGCACGTGCTGACCTTGGGGAAGAGCCCACATGTGGCCCTGTCGCGGCTGAGCCAGCGCTATGGAGATGTGCTGCAGATCCGCATTGGCTGCACGCCTGTGCTGGTGCTCAGCGGCCTGGACACCATCCGGCAGGCCCTGGTGCGGCAGGGCGACGATTTCAAGGGCCGGCCCGACTTCTACAGCTTCACCCTGGTCTCTGATGGGCAGAGCATGACTTTCAACCCAGACTCTGGACCAGTGTGGGCTGCCCGCCGGCGCCTGGCCCAGAATGCTCTGAAGAGTTTCTCCATCGCCTCCGACCCGGCTTCCTCATCCTCCTGCTACCTGGAGGAGCATGTGACCAAGGAGGCTGAGTACCTCCTCGTTAAGTTTCAGGAGCTGATGGCAGGGCCTGGGCACTTTGACCCCTACAGGTATGTAGTGGTGTCAGTGGCCAATGTCATCTGTGCTATATGCTTTGGCCATCGCTATGACCATGACAACCAAGAGCTGCTTAGCCTAGTCAACCTTGGTAACGAGTTTGGGGAGGTGGCTGCCTCTGGGAACCCAGCCGACTTTATCCCTATCCTCCGTTACCTGCCCAACACTGCCCTGGATCTCTACAAGGACCTGAATCAGAGGATTTACATCTTCATGCAGAAGCTGGTCAAGGAACACTATAAAACGTTTGAGGAG GGCCACATCCGGGACATCACAGACAGCCTGATCAAACACTGTCAGGACAAGAGGCTGGATGAGAATGCCAATATCAAGCTGCTGGATAAGCAGATAGTTAATGTCGTCCTCGACCTCTTTGGAGCTG GGTTTGACACTGTCACAACTGCCATCTCCTGGAGTCTCATGTACCTGGTGACAAGCCCCAATGTGCAGAAAAAAGTCCAGGAGGAGCTGG ACACAGTGATTGGCAGGGTGCGGTGGCCTCGGCTCTCCGACAGACTTCAGCTGCCCTACTTGGAGGCCGTCATCCTGGAGACCTTCCGACACTCCTCCTTCGTCCCCTTCACCATCCCCCACAG caccacaAGAGATACAAGCCTGAATGGCTTTTACATCCCCAAGGGGCGTTGTGTCTTTGTGAACCAGTGGCAGATCAATCATGACCAGTAA
- the LOC102518362 gene encoding LOW QUALITY PROTEIN: cytochrome P450 1A2 (The sequence of the model RefSeq protein was modified relative to this genomic sequence to represent the inferred CDS: deleted 1 base in 1 codon), with product MALSQPSPFSTTELLLASAIFCLIFWVVRAWQSQVPKGLKSPPGPWGWPLLGHVLTLGKSPHVALSRLSQRYGDVLQIRIGCTPVLVLSGLDTIRQALVRQGDDFKGRPDFYSFTLVSDGQSMTFNPDSGPVWAARRRLAQNALKSFSIASDPASSSSCYLEEHVTKEAEALLRKFQELMAGPGHFDPYNHIVASVANVIGAMCFGQHFPQSSEEMLSLVKSSHDFVEIASSGNPVDFFPIFKYLPSPGLQRFKDFNQKFLKFLRKTVQEHYQDFDKNRVQDIVGALFKHSEENSGASGGLIPHEKTVNLVNDIFGAGFDTITTAISWSLMYLVTNPEIQRKIQKELDTVVGRVRRPRFSDRPQLPYLEAVILETFRHSSFVPFTIPHSTTRDTTLNGFYIPKERCVFVNQWQVNHDQKLWGDPSEFRPERFLTAYGTAINKTLSEKVILFSMGKRRCIGEVLAKWEIFLFLAILLQQLEFSVPPGVKVDLTPIYGLTMKHARCKHVQARLRFSIK from the exons ATGGCATTGTCCCAGCCTAGTCCCTTCTCGACCACAGAGCTTCTCCTGGCCTCTGCCATCTTCTGCCTCATATTCTGGGTGGTCAGGGCCTGGCAGTCTCAGGTCCCCAAAGGCCTGAAGAGTccaccagggccctggggctggcccCTGCTCGGGCACGTGCTGACCTTGGGGAAGAGCCCACATGTGGCCCTGTCGCGGCTGAGCCAGCGCTATGGAGACGTGCTGCAGATCCGCATTGGCTGCACGCCTGTACTGGTGCTCAGCGGCCTGGACACCATCCGGCAGGCCCTGGTGCGGCAGGGTGAC GATTTCAAGGGCCGGCCCGACTTCTACAGCTTCACCCTGGTCTCTGATGGGCAGAGCATGACTTTCAACCCAGACTCTGGACCAGTGTGGGCTGCCCGCCGGCGCCTGGCCCAGAATGCTCTGAAGAGTTTCTCCATCGCCTCCGACCCGGCTTCCTCATCCTCCTGCTACCTGGAGGAGCACGTGACCAAGGAGGCTGAGGCCCTCCTCCGCAAGTTTCAGGAGCTGATGGCAGGCCCTGGGCACTTCGACCCCTACAATCACATAGTGGCATCAGTGGCCAACGTCATTGGTGCCATGTGCTTCGGCCAACACTTTCCCCAGAGCAGTGAAGAAATGCTCAGCCTTGTGAAGAGCAGCCATGATTTTGTGGAGATCGCTTCCTCTGGGAACCCCGTGGACTTCTTCCCCATCTTTAAATACCTGCCCAGCCCTGGTCTGCAAAGGTTCAAGGACTTCAACCAGAAGTTCCTGAAGTTCCTGCGGAAAACAGTCCAGGAGCACTATCAGGACTTTGACAAG AACAGGGTCCAGGACATCGTAGGCGCCCTGTTCAAGCACAGCGAGGAGAACTCCGGAGCCAGTGGTGGCCTCATCCCCCACGAGAAGACTGTCAACCTTGTCAACGACATCTTTGGGGCCG GGTTTGACACGATCACGACAGCCATCTCCTGGAGCCTTATGTACCTCGTGACAAATCCTGAGATACAGAGGAAGATCCAGAAGGAGCTGG aCACAGTGGTTGGCAGGGTGCGGCGGCCCCGGTTCTCTGACAGGCCCCAGCTGCCCTACTTGGAGGCCGTCATCCTGGAGACCTTCCGACACTCCTCCTTCGTCCCCTTCACCATCCCCCACAG CACGACAAGGGACACGACGCTGAATGGCTTCTACATCCCCAAGGAACGCTGCGTCTTTGTAAACCAGTGGCAGGTCAATCATGACCA GAAGCTGTGGGGGGATCCATCTGAATTCCGGCCGGAGCGATTCCTCACTGCCTACGGCACTGCCATCAACAAGACCCTGAGTGAGAAAGTGATACTCTTCAGCATGGGCAAGCGCCGGTGCATAGGGGAGGTGCTGGCCAAGTGGGAGATCTTCCTCTTCCTGGCCATCTTGCTGCAGCAGCTGGAGTTCAGCGTGCCACCAGGCGTGAAAGTGGACCTAACCCCCATCTACGGGCTGACCATGAAGCATGCCCGCTGCAAGCATGTCCAGGCACGGCTACGCTTCTCTATCAAGTGA